TCCGGAAGCCCAGTAGGTCGCCGCCAGCGCCAGTAGAATGATCACTGCCATTGCGGTCACAGACTGAACCGAGAATTTCATAGAGGCATCCCGGTACGCCGTGGTAGAATTCTCCGCAAGTACAGGCAGTTTGTCGTCCGGATCATAACCCGAATCATACTCTGCTATACCTGCTTCCACAAGAGAGGCATAATCGTTTACCCCTTCTTGTATCAGCGAGGCATAATCTCCATAATAGTTTTGGGCGGAAAACAGTGAGTTGGCGGTCAGCAGGAGACAAGCAGCCAGCAGTATGAGCCCGACGATCCCGGTTATCTTAAGCTGCAGGGTGTTTTTTTTCCTCAGTTCCCATTTTTTATTCATGCGTTTCCTCCCCGTACGTCAAACGATAGCCTAATCCCCTCTGGGACACGATATATCCTTCTGCACCCGCGGCGTCCAGTTTCTTACGAAGGGAATGGATGTGAAAGCGGAAGGAGTTGGAAAAAAGATCCGTCTCACTGTCCCATGCATGTTCGATCAGTTCCTCTGCGCGGATCATCCTGTCGTTATGGTGGAAGAGATATTCCAACAGTGCATACTCTTTCCTGGTCAGTTCTACTTGTTTTTCGCCGCAGTATACGCGCTTTGCGGCGGTGTCAAGCTTAAGGCATCCGCAGGAGAGCACACGGTTTCTTGTTGTAAAGTTCCTTCGCAGGAGACTGCGGATACGCGCTTCCAGTTCTTTGAACTCAAAAGGTTTTGTGAGGTAATCATTGCTCCCGCTGTCGAGGCCGTCTACCTTATCTTCCAGAGAATTCCGGGCTGAGAGAATGAGTACCCGGAATTCCTCATCCTCTTTGCGTATCTGCCGTAAAACGTCCATCCCGTCCAGTTTGGGCAGGTTCAGATCCAGAATCATAAGGTCATATTCATTCAGTCCGTAAAGGTATAATGCTTCCTCGCCGTCATAGGCGCGGTCCACCGCATAACCTAATATTTCCAGTCCTTTTGCGATTGTTCTGGAGAGCATTTCCTCGTCTTCCACTAATAATAATTTCATCTCTTTAAGCCTCCTGCTTCGTTATAAGTATGACGTTACCAGATCTGGATCCGCTCCTCAGGAGCGGTATACATGCCGTCTCCTTCGCTGATTCCATATGTGTCATAGAATTCCTGGAAGTTTGTGAGCACCAGATTGCACCGAAGTTTATTAGGCGCATGGGTATCTGTCTCTGTTGATTCGGCCAGCGTGCTGTAATCTGCCACTTTCACCCATTGATTTGCATAGCTTCTAAAGAACGCGTCATAATCCGGGTCCTTCATCTTGGAAAGAATCTCCAGCGTGCAGGCGATACCGCCGATGTCCGCAATATTTTCGCTCAGGTTTTCTCTGCCGTCTGCGCCGGCTCCCGGGACCACTTCCCTTCCGTTATAGAATTCTTCTGCCTTTTTGCACAGATTCTTAAAGTGGCTGTAGTCTTTTTTGTTCCACCAGTCGTTCAAATTCCCTCTGGAATCATATTGTGCCCCGCCGTCATCAAATATATGGGTGATCTCATGGGCGATCGTGCTGCCTATTGCGCCGAGATTCTGTTCAAAGGAAGCGTTCCTGTCATAGAATGGCGCCTGCAGAATTCCGGCAGGGAAGATGAGTGTGTTCGTATTGCGGTTTGCCGCCGCATTGACCATAAAAGCAGATAATGCGAATCTGCGCGGATCTGCGGGCTGGTTCAGTTCTTCCATCTGTCTCTTATGCTTAGCCGCCTCGCAGGCCGCCGCATTTTCAAAATAGGTTCCGCCTTCTTCTAAGCCCCTGATCCTGGCATTGCTGAATTCCCATTTATCAGGATAACCGATGAGCACGGTGAGAGAGTCCAGTTTTTTCAGCGCCTCTTTTTTTGTCTCGTCTGACATCCAGTCCAGCCGCGTAACCCGGTCCTTGAAAGTGTCGATCATCATGTGGACCATTTTCTCGATCTCTGCTTTTGAATCGGCATTAAAATACCGGTCGGTATATAACTTCCCGAGTTCTTCAGGGAGGTAGCTCTGTACAGCGGTATCGCCGGATTCCACACCTGTGTAGCCGAATTTTCCTGCCAGGTCTGAGCTGAGTAAAGAACTGAAGCCTTCAAGCAATGCTATCTTCTCTAAGGATTTGAACAGTTCCAGGTTTTTATCTTTAAACCATTTCGTATATTCTTCAAACTGCTTTTCATCAAATACGAGCATTTTCACATCTGACCGCAGTCCGATCGCTGATAAAAATACGCCGATTTCTGCGTGTGGCATCATTTTATCCAGACTTTCCGGCGTATAATATTTTTGTTCTTTGATCTCGCCGGAGTCATCCTGTTCGCTCATATGCGCCGCCAGACTTTTCTCAAATTTCATTATATTTTCGGCATGCCGCTCGGCGTCTTCCTTTTTTTCACCGACAGCTGTGAGCTTTTCTGTAAGCTCGTCCTTATGTTTCTTATACGCCTTCCCATCCGGATCGTCATATTCTTCTTCTGGCAGTTCGGATGCCGGCGTCATGAGCTGGAGGACCTTTACCGTACTGTCTGTTAAATCTGTCGTCGGGATACTTAAGAATAAACCGTTTGCATACATTCCCAGTTCATCCACGGCCCGGGCGATCGCCGCATTCAACTCTGAAAAAGAATCCGCTTTATCTACCGCATCCAGATATTTTTTCAAGGGTTTGATTCCTTCTTTGTCACGTGTTTCTCTATCCTCACAGGTTTCGTACAGATCTCGTATTTTCTGTTCTATACTTCCTTTTGCATACTCCTTCTTATTGTTTATGAGCTCCGTGATCAAGTCTTTCAGTTCTTTGTCAGTATTGGCGGAGACGGAGGCCGAACCTCCCGCAGATTCCTGTCCTTTTGGAATCGGGAGCGTATTTAACTGCTGCTGGTTGACAGAAGTATAAAAATCGTCTTTTAGATTATTTCCATAAAATGCGTAGAATCTCGCCGCGATCGCTGCGGCATCCTTTATGGAAGCGGTATCTTTTTTATCGCCGGCCTCCAGGTCAGAAGCGGCCAGCAGACCTTTTGACGCCATATTTTGAAGGGAGTCGCCGGCCCATTTCGGCACGTCTGACATATCCGGCGCCGAAGCTGCTGTCAGTTTGGCGTATGCTCCGGGTTCGGGGAGCTCTCCGAACGCCCTTGCGGCTAGCACCAGCATTTCAAGCCTTGTTGCTTTCTCGGAGGCTTTGAGTCCTTCCAGTATTTCCTCACGGTTCACAGAAGCATTATAACCGTCCGCTGCCTTCACAAAGTAGTCTGCAAGTTCCCCCACTGTGGCGCTCCTTTTTTTGGCGCTGCTTTTGGAGGCTTCTGACGCCGCGTTCTGTGATTGGCCGTTATCAGATGCCGGAGTACCGCAGCCCGCCAGCAGGGCCGCCGCTAGTGCGGCTGCCAGTATTTGTCTGAATTTCTTATATTTCATGATAATCTCCTTTTTCAGTTTCCGGTCTTGTATGTGTGACCGGTGTCTGAAGCCATCATAGCATCTGCTTTGTTAGATTATCGTTAGATTTATAAGGCATTTCTCTTTTTTGTATTTTATTGTAAGGCGGATAACGCGGCAGCTACCTTTATGATAAGTGCCTGACCGGTAAAAGTAAACTGAAAATATGTTGAAATAATAAGTTGATAAAAACGAATGGCTCCAGAGGAGGAAGCCGTAAAATCAGAAAAATACTGCCTGACGAAGGGGGGGAGTCAGGCAGTATTTTCCTATATACGAATACGGCTTTTTCAAGCCACGGAGATATGTAATTCTTCCAGCATTTTTTTAACGCCCGCGGTATCCATGTTCATTTCTGCGGCAAGATACGCGGTTTCTTCAGGTGTCAGATCATCGATACCGCGCTGCTTTACATTGACCTTCAGATATTCCCGGCGCATCTGTTCTAAATCTACCGGAATCGTCTTTATGTCGGCAGGGGAGGCGGGGATGATAATGTTGGTGCCGGGGATCTCTTCTTCGTGCGTTCCGATTCTTACGTCTACCCCATGGTCCTCCGCAAAAGTCAGCTGTGCTGTATGGGCTTTGCCGGCGCCGGTATATTCGGATTCTTCAACGACGATGATCTGGTCCTCCGGCATTTCCCTGGCAAGGCTGATCGCCGCGGCCAGTCCGGTGTTTCCGGCCGGGCCTCTCTGCAGTCCTTCCAGCTGGTTGAGAAGCTCAGTGGCATAGTATACCTCTCCCTGAGTGACGGTGTAGAATTCATCCATATATCTGAGCGGTCTGGCAGCGTTGAGCGGCACGTCTACGCTCTCCGGGTTGTAGAGTGACGGAAAGCCGTAGCCGGTGTGGCCTGTAGAAAATGATTTCCGGGCGAAGACTGCGTCATCATGGGAGTCGAGGTCGGCAAGGTTGACAGAGATACCTACGGTCTTTCCGGTGTATCCCGCTTTTTTGAGACCTCTTGCCGCGCCGGTAAAGTTGCCGCCGCCTGCGTGGGTGACGAGTACGACGTCAGGCTGCCGTCCGGTCAGCTTTACGGTCTGTTCCATTATTTCTACGCCTACGGTCTCAATTCCGGCGATGCTGAAAGGGAGATACAGCGATGCACTGAAGTATCCGAGGTCGTCGAGCAGCTTGAGAATGACGTATGTAAATACTTCCGGTCCGACGGTGTATTGCTGTACTTCAGCCCCGTATGCTTCACATGCCCGCCCTTTTTCAAGGGATTCCGGCTGGCCGTTTCCCGCATCGTCATAGACTTCCTGGCAGATAATAGCCTTCAGGCCGCGGCGCGCTGCCTGAGAGGCCACGGCTGCCCCGTAGTTGCCGCTCGTGGAGGCGATGACGCCCGGGTATCCTGCTCTCTTTGCTTCGTATACGGGCAGCAGCGCTCTGCGGTCTTTAAAGCTGCCGGTCGGATTGTTGGCTTCGTCTTTTAAGAAGATCCTGGCGCCTTTACCCGGCTCTGAGATCGAACGGACGAGGCGGTTGATATTGTTAAGTTCCACGAGCGGCGTATTACCGACATAGACCTCGGCGGCTATTTTGCGTATGTCGTCCATGGACAGCCCGACAATGTCCATAAATTTTTCATAGTCCCATGCAAGACGTCCGGTTTTGAACTCATCATAATTGATATTTACTGAATGAAACAGAATGTCCTTGTTTTTACCCGTGATTTCTTCTACTGCCTGATTACTCATTTTTATCCGCCTCCTTCATTAATCTTCTCACTTCATTTCCTGCGTGTATGAGAGCGGGCTGCTGCCGCCCGAAGCCGTGTTCGTACTGCGGCCATGCCTCGTACAGTGTTCCGCTTACCTGTCTTCCTATGAGTGTTTCTATCGTCACGTTGTCTCCTGCCTCTGCCGTGTCATCCAGCAGAAAACCGTTGATCCAGCATTTTAAAGGGACTTTTTTTGTGCTCTCGGGCAGTGAATCGAGTCTCTCGTCAGGGGTCAGGATGATCTGCATGATCCTCACCCAGTCATTTTTTTTCGCTGTCTGTTTCATATGTTTTTACTCCTTCCTTATCGGTTTCTGATATGGTTTTGATATCTTTACGTTTTATCACTGTCTTATAAAAGCCTACGGCCATAATGACAAGGCCGAGATAGCCAAGCAGCGGGTATACAGTGCCGACCAGCTTGCTGAACGGTACGAGCCCTGCGGCGAAGGCAATGCAGCCGGCTGCAAGTGTCAGGATCTTAAACTTGGACGTGCCGTCTTCTGCAAAACGGATGGAAAAGCCGTATAAGATGGGTACTGAAGTCGTATAGACGGCAAACAGCAGAATAAATGCGAAAATGCCGCCTATGACAGGGCTCATCTGGCGCGCCACTTCCAGGAACGGAACTTCCATGGCAGATACATCCACGATACGGGACAGTGTAGCAAGGACCATAAACAGGATAGCGACTCCGAGAAGGGATCCGCCGAGGATGCCTGATCTGCGGATCACTTTTCCATCTTTTTCGCTGTTTCCGATAGATGCCAGGGCAGGTACTGCCGGCAGGACACAGTAGGAGATGTAGATGAATACGGAAGACCACCAAAATGGCGTAGCCTTTGCGATCTCCAGATTCTGCATTCTGGCGCCTGCATCCGCAATGCCGCCGAAGTTCGTGCAGATCGTGCCGATAGATATGGCCAGGGTGGCAATGACAATGACCGGTGACAGAAAACCAAGTGCGTTTAAAGAGGAATTGAATCCGAGGATCACAGTTCCGACAGTGAGCACAGCGATGATGATCCGTCCGACCATAAGGTTGATCCCAAAGTATTGGTTCAGTGAAGCTCCGCCCCCGGCGATCATGATCGACAATACGCCGAATAAGAAGAAGACGAGTATCCAGTCAAACACGGCGCCGATTTTCGGGCCGCACAGATAAGTAAACACTTCTTTGTGCGAATTAGTGTGCAGTTTGTGGCCAAGTTCCATAAACATCGTCCCGTACCAGGCGAATAAGACGATGGCGATCAATGTGCCGATTATGCCTACATATCCGTAGCTGACGAAGAACTGCAGTGTCTCCTGCCCGCTGGCGTAGCCGGCTCCGATGATGGCGCCCACATACATGCCGGCATAGCGGATGCAGTTTATGATCCATTTGTTTGTATTGTGCTGTTTGTTTTCCATAGCTTCCCTCCTCTGTTGTACATTTGCATAGTCGCGGTCAAAACGTTTTGAATAGTATAAGGGTATACGATGAGGGAGAAAGGTGTCAAAATTTAGCCGGGATCTGTCTGAAATCACAAAATTGCACAGAAGCGGACCCGAAAACGTCTCAGCACAATATAAGTGGATTTATAAAAAAGCGGTTTTGACGAAAAAAGTATCTGAAAATAAAATTTAATGTATTGTTAATTTAAAAACAAAGAAGGAATATTGTGACGAATGAACTTTAATGTGATACTATTATGACATTAATAGACGATCTAAGAAGGGAGGAAGTTTAATGAATAAGAGTGAACTGGACAAAATGCTTGCGGAAAATCCGTTTCTCGTATTGAGTGACGTTATATACCAATCACTGTATAATGATATCATTCAGTTAAGGATGCCTCCGGATTCTCGATTGAATGAAAGTAAGATCGCAGAGGAGCTTGGAATCAGCCGGAGTCCGGTAAAAAGTGCGCTGTCCAGGCTTGAGAAAGACGGCCTGGTCTATAAGAGGAGCGGTAAGATGCTTGCAGTGTCATGGATGACGAAGGAGGACGGCTATAATCTATATGAGGCGCGCAGCGCGCTGGAGGGATTTGCCGCATCGCTTGCTGTTATCCGGATCACGTCAAAGCAGATGGAAGAGCTGGAACTTCTCACAAAGCAGTATGTTGCGGTATGCAATGGGAGCAACAGCGACCTGAATCCCAATGATTATGCTGAGATCGATCATAAGTTTCATTCCCTTATTGTGACGGCTTCATGTAATCCGTATATTCTGCGTATGTATAAGAGCCTGGAAGGATATCTTCTGCATTACAGGTACTGTCTGTTCTATTCACTTGGGCCGGAAAAGCTGCAGCGGATCCTGTTTCACGCGGGCAAACGGCATCAGGCTATTTTTAATGCATTTAAAATGGGATTTACCGATATTGTGAGGCATGAGGTGGAAGAGGATGTGCACAGCATGCTGAATGCATTTAACCAGTGGGATTAAAGAAGGCGGACAGCCTTCTTTTTTTGGCAGTGCCGCATATGTAGATTTCAGTTTTTTATGAAACAGTATTCCTCCTGCTCCAGGTTCTGCTATAATATGAGCAGGGAAGGAACGGAACGGCCTGGTTAAGGGGGAGCTGTTATGACCGCGTATCCTTACATGAGAATAAATAAAAAACAGGAGCACAGAGACCATTTTGACAAAAGACAGAGCATTTTACCGCAATTTCTTTTCTATATTTACAGCGCTTGTACTGCAGAATGTTATCACTCTGAGTGTGAATCTGGCAGATAATATTATGCTTGGCGCCTACAGTGAGACGGCGCTTTCAGGGGTGGCCGCGGTCAATCAGATCCAGTTTGTGTACCAGCAGGTTCTGATGGCGCTTGGGGACGGGCTTGTTATCTTCTGCAGCCAGTATTGGGGCAGAAGGCAGACAGGGCCGATGAAGATGATATCGGCTTCGGCCATGAGGACGGCACTTGTTATTGCGGCGCTGCTGTTTGCAGCAGTCAGCCTGAGACCGGGGCAGATTGTCGGACTCTTTACTACAGAACAGTCGATTATCGCGGAGGGAGTAAAATATCTTTACATTGTACGTTTTACATATATTTTCTTTGCGGTTACGGTCATCCTTCTGGCCACACTGCGCAGCGTGGAGGTTGTAAAGATAGCTTTATATCTGTCTGTCATGACTTTTTTTATCAACTGCAGTATTAATTATGTGTTTATCTACGGCCGCTTTGGCGCGCCGCAGCTTGGCGCAGCCGGGGCGGCCGTCGGGACGCTGACAGCCAGGATCGTGGAGTGCACGGTGCTGATTACATATATCGTGAAAAAGGAAAAGAATCTTCAGCTTACGATCAGAGGATATGTTCAGAGAGATCCGGTCCTGAGCATGGATTATTTTAAAGTTTGTCTTCCTATGGTAGCGGTACAGGGGCTGTGGGGGCTTAATACGGCGCTTCAGACTGTGATACTCGGGCATATGAGCGCGGCGGCCCTTGCGGCAAACAGTGTGGCATCCACAAGCTTTCTCATGGTGAAGTCGGCGGCGGCCGGAGCGTCGTCCGCGGCTTCTGTCGTCATTGGGAAAACAGTAGGGCTTGGAGATCTGGAGCTTGTGAAGCGGTACGCCGTCAGGCTCCAGAAGATATTTCTTGTCATTGGCGCGGCGTCTGCGGTACTGCTGTACTTTATAAGGATTCCGGTGCTGTCGCTCTACGATCTTTCACCGGCCGCCAAAGATATGGCAAATACATTTCTCATTATATTGAGTGTTGTCTGTGCGGGCATGTCCTATCAGATGCCGACAAATAACGGAATCATCCGGGGAGGGGGAAACGCTGTGTTCGTTGTTAAGATGGATCTGGTCAGCATATGGATGATCGTCATTCCGCTGTCCCTTTATATGGCCTTTGTGGTGAAAGCATCGCCGGCAGTCGTTGTGTGCTGTCTCAACGCGGACCAGATATTCAAGTGTGTGCCGGCGTATCTCGAATCTCATTACGGAAACTGGATCAAGAAGCTGACGAGGGAGTGACAGAAAGAACATGATACATGAGGTAAATGGCATACCAGTGACAATAGAATACAGGAAGGTAAAAAATATCAACCTTTACATAAAACCGCCGGACGGCAGGATACTCGTCACGGCGCCGAGGCAGATATCCACAAAAAGGATAATGGAATTTGTCAATTCCAAGGCCGGCTGGATCGAGCGGGCCCGCGGCCGTATGCTGCAGGCAGAGCAGAGGCAGCAGGAGGAGCGCGGTACCGGGGTGACACAGGAGCAGCTTGGCATTATGCTCAGAAATGTGGAAAAATATGTGGATAAATGGGAGCCGGTTATGGGCGTGCATGCTGCGGGCTGGACGCTGAGGGACATGAAGACAAGATGGGGGAGCTGCAGCGTGGACAGCGGGCGTATCCGCCTGAACAGGCGTCTTGCGCTCTATCCGGAGGCGTGCCTGGAATATGTCATAGTACATGAACTGTGCCATCTGCTGGAGCCGAGCCATAATAAGCGGTTTAAACAGCTGATGGACAGCTTTCTTCCGGACTGGAAAGAACGGAAAAAACAGTTGGGGACAGGGTAACACGTGGTTGGGGACGGGGAAAATTGAAATTTCCCCCGTCCCCAACCACGTGTTATCCTGTCCCCTTTAGCTTTTGTGTTTCAGGAGGAATACCCCGGTCAAGGCCAGCAGCAGTCCGCTGCCTGCCATGATCCACCTGATGTCGATCCAGTCCGCCATAGGGCCGAACAGGAGCATTCCTGCCGGCATCACTGCGGCGGAGATGATCTGGAAGACAGAGAAGACTCTTCCAAGTCTCTGTTCTTCCACTTCTTCCTGCAGCATAACTGTAGATGCAGTGGCAAGGGACGGCATGAAGACACCGGATATAAACATGACGGCCAGGTACATCCAGAAATACGGGCTGATGCCAAGCAGGGCAAAGGTAACTCCGAACCCGATATAGGATACTGCTATCACGAGCCATTTGTTTTTAAAACTGCCTTTCCAGGAGACATAGACGCCTCCCGCGAGTGAGCCGGCCGTCCATATGATCTCATTGGCGGACAGACGCCATACTTCACTGCCGAAAATCCGCTCAACGAGCAGCGGCGAGAGGAAGGCCGCGGGCGTGATGAGAAAAAAGGCAATTCCGTAAAATATAAGAATACGGGACACGACAGGATGTCCTGTCGTATAGGAGATGCCTTCCTTCAAATCGTGCCACATGGAAAGCACGCCTTCGGACTCTGGTTTTTTCACCTTCAAGAATGCCATGACGCAGATTGCCATTGCGGCTGTGATAACGTCGGCCATCATAGCCCAGACGATTCCGGCTGCTCCGAGGAGCGCGCCGCCGACCGCGGGTGAGACCATCATGAGCAGAGAGCTGCATGTCTGGTTTATCCCATTGATCCTCGTCAGCTTTTCCATCGGCACTATCTGCGGCAGAAGCGCGCCCACGGCAGGTGTCTGGACACCGGCGCCGACGGAGCGGATGGCGGAGACGACCATGAGCATAGGTAGAGAAGCCTTTCCTTCAAAAAACATAATGACAAGACCAAGAGTGGCCAATGCTATAAACCCATCCGCGCACATAATGAGATACTTGCGGTTATAGCGGTCCGCCCAAACACCGGCGAACAGTGATATAAAAAGCTGTGGCAGCAGACTGCACAGAATAGATGCCGTCATCCAGATCCCTGAGGAAGTTTCCAGCGTGATATACCATGTAATCGCGTAACTTACGATAGAGGAGCCGAACAAACTGATATTCTGGCTCACGAGAAACAAAATACTTTTTTTCTTCCAGTCTTTCATATTAACCTCATTTCTTTTATTAAAAAACAGACAAATGTCCCGGAGGATATCTGCCTGCTGCATGTTCAACATAAATGGGTACGTAAAAATAAGACTTCCCTTTCCGTCAAGGGGACTCTGCCGCATCTCCATTCACACAAAATAAGCATCAGAAAAAATCCCCTTATGGGACTACATTTCTTAACGGCTTATCTTAAATGAATGGAAAACATAAACGTACCTCCTGCTCATATGAATTGTCTACTAAAATAGCATATATGCAATGAGTTTGTCAATATGATATTACAATTTAAAAGGACCCGTGAAATATATTTCAGGGTCCTTTTGATTGTATAATCTAGAGATTGGATTAGGAACTACAAAATCGGGGTCAACTAATTATTTTGTATCCTAGGTACAATATATCATGTAATAAAATGATTTAAAATAGTCTCAGAATACATAAAATCAATAAATGATTGTGCTTGAAGCACAAAGAAAGTATAATTTAAGGTAATACAGGAAAAGAGGGAACGGATATGGCAGTAGAATTAGAAGATTTATATGCGGAAATTAAGCCGCAGTATGATATAAAATTACACACGTCAGGCTGTTTCCGCAGGATGATAGACTGGATCCATATGGTGGAGGAAGTAAGCTTCGTGTCGCTGCTTCACGGGGATGAGCTTGTATTTAACTCCGGACTGCACTATACGTCCGAAGAGTGGCTTATACAGTTTATAAAAGAGCTGGATAAGGTACACGCAGGCGGACTGATCATCGCGCTGGACGAGGGACATATGTTTGCAAAGGAGACGGTAGCATACTGCAACAGCATACGCTTTCCCCTGTTTTCAGCCACCATGGCATCGCCGTTTATTGATATCATGCGGATGTTTTCGGCTATTTTACTGCGCAACGAGCAGCGGGATACGAATTTGATAGCAGCACTGAAAAATGCGGTATTTTATCCGGAAAATGAAGAGTCTTATACAAGCCACCTGGAACGGAATGGATTCTTCCGAAACATGAGCTATCTGATCGTCATGCTCAGCTGCCACACGTACGATACCGAAAATGGAAACGAGAGGCTTTCAAATCTTCATAAGTCGCTGAACCATGCGCTGAAAAGCGGAATTGTATACGAGGAAAAGGGAAGGCTGATCATATTATTTGCCGGGTACGACCGGAAAAGAATAAGAGAAAAAATGGAAGCATTATGCCGGAAGGACCACAATATTTATGTCGGGATCGGCTCCCAGGAGGAAGACATGCAGCATATATCCAAGTCGTACCACAATGCATACACGGCATACCAGCTTACAAAGACCGCAATCAACAAAAACTTCCTCGTATATGAAGAGCTGGGTGTATACAAAATACTGGCAGATGTAAATGATACGGAAATATATCCGTCCTTCGTACAGGAGACACTCGGAGCTTTACTCGCATACGACGCAGATAACGGGACAGAGTACACAAAGGTGCTGGAGGCATTCTTTGAAAATGAATGCAGTATACTGAACACATCCAGA
This is a stretch of genomic DNA from [Clostridium] hylemonae DSM 15053. It encodes these proteins:
- a CDS encoding helix-turn-helix domain-containing protein, whose translation is MAVELEDLYAEIKPQYDIKLHTSGCFRRMIDWIHMVEEVSFVSLLHGDELVFNSGLHYTSEEWLIQFIKELDKVHAGGLIIALDEGHMFAKETVAYCNSIRFPLFSATMASPFIDIMRMFSAILLRNEQRDTNLIAALKNAVFYPENEESYTSHLERNGFFRNMSYLIVMLSCHTYDTENGNERLSNLHKSLNHALKSGIVYEEKGRLIILFAGYDRKRIREKMEALCRKDHNIYVGIGSQEEDMQHISKSYHNAYTAYQLTKTAINKNFLVYEELGVYKILADVNDTEIYPSFVQETLGALLAYDADNGTEYTKVLEAFFENECSILNTSRVLYCHKNTLTYKMNKIKNLLGYDILSNENRTRIMVAFYIIKMQKN